One segment of Plasmodium gaboni strain SY75 chromosome 3, whole genome shotgun sequence DNA contains the following:
- a CDS encoding hypothetical protein (conserved Plasmodium protein, unknown function) codes for MHFAFFFLIYFFYIIFLPSCSRGFITPQIKRPSYVLYAVKRKKKKNPKLIHITVNSDNEIGKKGEVKQVKLSHAFNYIIPQRLGYRSTTDELVEKEKEDNTLKYIDDIRTSFIWTYKKKLNDLNILFHFKKDEKFAVTQDDLISYLLTRGLIRENDEVYEKIESKKIKLTEFGTYPIKYTFINNISINMSIQILKTG; via the exons atgCATTTTgcttttttctttcttatatatttcttttatattatatttttgcCATCGTGTTCTAGAGGATTTATTACTCCTCAGATAAAAAGGCCTAGTTATGTATTATATGCAgtaaaaagaaaaaaaaaaaaaaatccGAAGCTGATTCATATTACTGTAAATAGTGACAATGAGATAGGAAAGAAAg GAGAAGTAAAACAAGTAAAATTATCCCACGCctttaattatattataccTCAACGGCTTGGATATAGAAGTACCACTGACGAATTAGTagaaaaggaaaaagaAGACAATACTCTGAAATATATAGACGACATAAGAACAAGTTTTATTTGGACTTACAAAAAGAAGTTGAATGATTTAAATATTCTATTTCATTTTAAGAAAGATGAAAAATTTGCCGTTACACAAGATGATCTGATAAGCTAT CTGTTAACTAGAGGTTTAATAAGAGAAAATGACGAAGTATATGAAAAGATAGaaagtaaaaaaataaagcTCACAGAATTTGGTACTTATCctataaaatatacatttataaataatataagtaTTAATATGAGTATACAAATACTTAAAACTGGTTAA
- a CDS encoding calcium-dependent protein kinase 3 (part of same gene as PGSY75_0310100B~gap found within coding sequence) yields the protein MNDVIIKNKKKGSCDVIIKCKKSDENIKRRKSSHRYIKNKSVVLGRSIMTNKKEKLKGGLKYKGSKKEIKMGNKKSMIKNDKDENTILKSMKSDNFKFSRRGFILSFTGNLEDFYILSKEPLGKGTYGCVYKATDKLLKISRAVKVVSKKKLKNIPRFRQEIDIMKNLDHPNVVKLLETFEDSNQIYLVMELCTGGELFDKIVKKGCFVETFASFIMKQIFSVLNYLHMRNICHRDIKPENFLFYDITPESLIKIIDFGLASYFSHNNYEMKTKAGTPYYVSPQVLTGSYNYKCDMWSSGVLFYILLCGYPPFFGESDHEILSMVKKGKYHFKGKEWNNITEEAKDLIKRCLTMDPDKRICASEALQHPWFKKKKNAFHMDMKMDIHVLENFKNYGLLLKFQKLAMTIIAQQSNDYDVEKLKSTFIVLDEEGKGYITKEQLKKGLEKNGLKLPYNFDMLLDQIDSDGSGKIDYTEFLAAALDRKQLSKKLIYCAFRVFDVDNDGEITTAELAHILYNGNKKGNITQRD from the exons ATGAATGATGTGATTATTAAGAATAAGAAAAAGGGGAGCTGCGATGTGATCataaaatgtaaaaagTCTGATgagaatataaaaagacGAAAGAGTTCAcatagatatataaaaaacaaaagtGTCGTGTTAGGAAGAAGTATAATgacaaataaaaaagagaaaTTAAAAGGAGGATTAAAATACAAAGGATCAAAAAAAGAGATAAAAATGggtaataaaaaaagtatgATAAAGAATGataaagatgaaaataCAATTTTAAAATCTATGAAAAGtgataattttaaattttctaGAAGAGGGTTTATTTTGAGTTTTACTGGGAATTTAGAagatttttatattttatcaaaaGAACCATTAGGTAAAGGTACCTATGGATGTGTATATAAAGCAACagataaattattaaaaatatctAGAGCTGTAAAAGTAGTATctaaaaagaaattaaagaatataCCACGGTTTAGACAAGAAATAgatattatgaaaaatttaGATCATCCTAATGTAGTAAAACTACTTGAAACATTTGAAGATAGtaatcaaatatatttagtAATGGAATTATGCACAGGTGGAGaattatttgataaaataGTAAAAAAAGGTTGTTTTGTAGAAACTTTTGCATCCTTTATAATGaaacaaatattttctgtattaaattatttacatatgAGAAATATATGTCATCGAGATATTAAACCTGAGAACTTTTTATTCTATGATATCACACCTGAATCgttaataaaaattatagaTTTTGGATTAGCTTCATATTTTAGTCATAACAATTATGAAATGAAAACCAAAGCTGGTACTCCCTATTATGTGTCTCCGCAGGTGTTAACAGGttcttataattataaatgtGATATGTGGTCTTCAGgtgttttattttatatattgttgTGTGGATACCCTCCCTTCTTCGGTGAAAGTGACCACGAAATATTGAGCAtg GTAAAGAAGGGGAAATATCATTTTAAGGGCAAGGAGTGGAATAATATAACAGAAGAAGCGAAGGATTTAATAAAACGATGTCTCACAATGGATCCTGATAAAAGAATATGTGCGAGTGAAGCTTTACAACATCCTTggtttaaaaaaaaaaaaaatgctTTTCATATGGATATGAAAATGGATATACATGTATTAGAAAATTTTAAGAATTATGGacttttattaaaatttcAGAAATTAGCTATGACTATAATTGCACAACAAAGTAATGATTATGACGTGGAGAAATTAAAATCGACTTTTATAGTTTTAGATGAAGAAGGAAAAGGATATATAACTAAAGAACAATTAAAGAAAGgattagaaaaaaatggatTAAAACTACCTTACAATTTTGATATGTTGTTAGATCAAATCGATAGTGATGGTAGTGGTAAAATAGACTACACGGAATTCCTTGCAGCTGCTTTGGACAGAAAGCAATTGTCAAAG aaattaatatattgtGCCTTTAGGGTCTTTGACGTAGACAATGACGGTGAAATTACCACGGCAGAATTGGCCCAc ataCTTTATAATGGAAATAAAAAGGGCAACATAACTCAAAGGGAC
- a CDS encoding calcium-dependent protein kinase 3 (part of same gene as PGSY75_0310100A~gap found within coding sequence), with protein IDFHEFSEMMKLKF; from the coding sequence attGATTTTCATGAATTTTCAGAAATGATGAAGCTAAAATTTTAA